A portion of the Kribbella jejuensis genome contains these proteins:
- a CDS encoding DHA2 family efflux MFS transporter permease subunit — MTRSPSKPLLLIALLLASFVINLDTTLVNVALPRLTQELGASTSQLQWVVDAYNLVFAALLLTSGSLSDRFGRKGMLLAGLLVFGASSFVGGYAHSPGQLIAARAVTGLGAAMTFPATLSLLTAVFTSRKERALSIGLWGATAGVAIALGPIVGGLLLKHYSWSSIFYALGPVSLAVLVLVALFVPRTRSAATHRLDYAGLVLSGGFMGLLIYTVIEAPGRGWSSASSLAGFAGAVVLLIAFVVAERRAAEPMLDVRLFKDMRFSAASAAVTVAFFTLLGFIFLITQFFQFIRGYSPLSAGVHLLPVAAAVAVGSTLGTRLAVRIGTKAIVTAGLVLQAVFYFWVASDISPTLSYGVIAVQMVVYGLGMGLTSAPATESIMGAVAADKAGVGSAVNDSTRLLGGTLGVAVIGSVYATVYSTRLDSVLPASLTTDLATRAHESVGAAFGLSGQLASQNQLPLANAVRQAAIAAFDHGLTIGCIVAGLVAVAGALLSAAFLPAHPPQPEPAVSPDSTGQGQPLQSIPDVAHPQ, encoded by the coding sequence ATGACACGTTCGCCATCGAAACCGCTCTTGCTCATCGCCCTGCTGCTGGCCTCGTTCGTGATCAATCTCGACACGACCCTGGTCAACGTCGCGCTCCCGCGGCTGACCCAGGAGCTGGGCGCGTCCACCTCGCAGCTGCAATGGGTCGTGGACGCCTACAACCTCGTGTTCGCTGCCTTGCTGCTGACCTCGGGCAGCCTGTCCGACCGGTTCGGTCGCAAGGGCATGCTCCTGGCCGGCCTGCTGGTCTTCGGTGCGTCCAGCTTCGTCGGCGGCTACGCCCACTCGCCGGGGCAGCTGATCGCGGCCCGTGCGGTGACGGGCCTGGGCGCGGCGATGACGTTCCCGGCCACCCTCTCGCTGCTCACCGCGGTCTTCACCAGCCGGAAGGAACGCGCGCTGTCCATCGGCCTGTGGGGTGCCACCGCAGGCGTCGCGATCGCACTCGGGCCGATCGTGGGCGGCCTCCTGCTCAAGCACTACAGCTGGTCGAGCATCTTCTACGCGCTGGGGCCGGTGTCGCTGGCGGTCCTGGTCCTGGTGGCCCTGTTCGTTCCCCGTACGCGGTCTGCCGCGACGCACCGGCTGGACTATGCGGGCCTTGTCCTGTCCGGCGGCTTCATGGGGCTGCTCATCTACACCGTCATCGAGGCGCCAGGCCGCGGCTGGTCGTCGGCGTCGTCGCTCGCGGGGTTCGCCGGCGCGGTGGTCCTGCTGATCGCGTTCGTCGTCGCCGAGCGTCGGGCCGCCGAACCGATGCTCGACGTACGGCTGTTCAAGGACATGCGCTTCAGCGCCGCCAGCGCGGCCGTCACCGTCGCCTTCTTCACGCTGCTGGGATTCATCTTCCTGATCACGCAGTTCTTCCAGTTCATCCGTGGGTACAGCCCACTGTCGGCAGGCGTCCACCTCCTCCCGGTCGCGGCCGCCGTCGCGGTCGGCTCGACGCTCGGGACACGGCTGGCGGTCCGGATCGGTACCAAGGCAATTGTCACGGCCGGACTGGTCCTGCAGGCTGTCTTCTACTTCTGGGTCGCGAGCGACATCTCGCCGACGCTCAGCTACGGGGTGATTGCCGTCCAGATGGTCGTCTACGGGCTGGGCATGGGGCTGACCTCGGCACCCGCGACCGAGTCCATCATGGGAGCGGTCGCCGCCGACAAGGCGGGAGTCGGCTCCGCCGTCAACGACTCGACCCGCCTGCTCGGGGGCACGCTCGGCGTCGCCGTCATCGGCAGCGTCTACGCCACCGTGTATTCCACCCGGCTCGACAGTGTCCTCCCTGCCTCCTTGACCACTGACCTGGCCACCCGCGCTCATGAGTCGGTCGGGGCGGCCTTCGGCCTGTCAGGTCAACTCGCATCCCAAAACCAGCTTCCCCTGGCCAACGCCGTACGCCAGGCAGCGATCGCAGCCTTCGACCACGGGCTAACCATCGGCTGCATCGTGGCAGGCCTCGTCGCCGTCGCCGGCGCGTTGCTGTCCGCAGCCTTCCTCCCCGCCCACCCACCCCAGCCCGAACCGGCCGTTTCCCCTGACAGCACAGGCCAAGGCCAGCCGCTCCAGTCGATACCGGACGTCGCCCACCCCCAGTAA
- a CDS encoding winged helix-turn-helix transcriptional regulator: MRSYGQYCSIARSLDVIGDRWTLLIARELLLQGACRFTDLKKGLPGIATNLLSTRLKELEEAGLITREEAPPPIATTLYTLSETGRTLEPVLKALGLWGLRFMADERPDDAFQARWLAYAPEWFTTDADPDAPPAVIQLVAADEAAVVELGNGRVRTRVGRATDPDLVLEGPPRAVLGLVNGLIDLEGARRIGLTATGRTDLLKRLRPHGDGTGCSS; the protein is encoded by the coding sequence ATGCGGAGTTATGGTCAGTACTGCTCGATCGCCCGGTCCCTCGACGTCATTGGGGATCGGTGGACGCTGCTGATCGCCCGGGAGCTGCTCCTGCAGGGCGCCTGCCGGTTCACGGACCTGAAGAAGGGCCTGCCCGGCATCGCGACAAATCTGCTGTCCACGCGCCTCAAGGAGCTGGAGGAGGCCGGGCTGATCACGCGTGAGGAGGCACCCCCGCCGATCGCCACCACCCTGTACACGCTGAGCGAGACCGGTCGGACCCTGGAGCCGGTGCTCAAAGCGCTCGGGCTCTGGGGACTGCGGTTCATGGCCGACGAACGGCCGGACGACGCCTTCCAGGCGCGGTGGCTGGCCTACGCCCCCGAGTGGTTCACCACCGATGCCGACCCCGACGCCCCACCAGCGGTCATCCAGCTTGTCGCGGCGGACGAAGCGGCCGTCGTCGAACTCGGGAACGGCCGGGTCCGCACCCGGGTCGGCCGCGCCACAGATCCGGATCTCGTTCTCGAAGGGCCGCCCCGGGCGGTGCTCGGCCTCGTCAACGGTCTGATCGACCTCGAAGGAGCCCGCCGCATCGGCCTGACCGCCACCGGACGAACGGACTTGCTCAAGCGCCTGCGCCCCCACGGCGATGGCACCGGCTGCTCATCCTAA
- the poxB gene encoding ubiquinone-dependent pyruvate dehydrogenase has product MTVADFLVATLKASGVRRVYGLPGDSLNGLTDALRRDGELSWQHVRHEEAAALAAAGEAATTGELAVCAASCGPGNLHLINGLFDAQRSRVPVLAIAAHIPLAEIGSGYFQETHPQELFRECSVYAEMVSTAEQFSRILRVAMRTAVERRGVAVVVVPGEVFKAASPDDSVHAVRAASARVLPAEADLAAAADVLNSAGAVTILAGAGCQGAHDEVVAIAEQLKAPIVHALRGKEFVEYENPYDVGMTGLLGFVSGYRAMEHCDALLMLGTDFPYRPFFPENARIVQVDVRGEQIGRRVPVDVPLVGTVKDTVEALLPRLAARADGKHLETMTAHYQRTRRRFDKLADPGRGRGPLHPETVAAAVDRLADDDAVLIPDVGTPTLWAARYFRMNGRRRLIGSFTHGTMANALPQAIGVQSAFPDRQVVAFSGDGGLAMLLGELLTLRQLDLPVKIVMLDNHALSFVELEMKADGIVNYGTDLDNPDFAAVARAVGVHGVRVDTAKELDGALKDVFSHRGPALVDVRTLRHEVAIPPKIALNQAAGFTLWATRSVLNGDASAVIEVARTNARQLARE; this is encoded by the coding sequence ATGACCGTCGCCGATTTCCTGGTGGCCACGCTCAAGGCGTCCGGTGTTCGCCGCGTCTACGGTCTGCCGGGTGACTCACTCAACGGCCTCACGGACGCGCTGCGTCGTGACGGCGAGCTGAGTTGGCAGCACGTCCGTCACGAAGAGGCAGCCGCTCTGGCGGCGGCGGGCGAAGCCGCGACGACCGGCGAGCTGGCGGTGTGCGCGGCGAGCTGCGGGCCTGGCAACCTGCATCTGATCAACGGCCTCTTCGACGCGCAGCGCAGCCGGGTGCCGGTGCTGGCCATCGCGGCGCACATCCCGCTGGCGGAGATCGGGAGCGGATACTTCCAGGAGACCCATCCGCAGGAGTTGTTCCGCGAGTGCAGCGTGTACGCCGAGATGGTCAGCACCGCCGAGCAGTTCTCGCGGATCCTCCGGGTGGCGATGCGTACGGCGGTCGAGCGGCGCGGTGTCGCGGTGGTCGTCGTACCCGGGGAGGTGTTCAAGGCGGCATCACCTGATGACTCGGTGCACGCCGTACGGGCGGCGTCCGCGCGGGTGCTGCCTGCCGAGGCGGATCTCGCCGCTGCGGCCGACGTGCTGAACTCCGCCGGCGCGGTGACGATCCTGGCCGGGGCCGGGTGCCAGGGGGCGCATGACGAGGTCGTCGCGATCGCCGAGCAGCTGAAAGCGCCGATTGTGCATGCGCTGCGGGGCAAGGAGTTCGTCGAGTACGAGAATCCGTACGACGTGGGCATGACCGGGCTGCTCGGTTTCGTGTCCGGCTATCGCGCGATGGAGCACTGTGACGCGTTGCTGATGCTCGGCACCGATTTCCCGTACCGTCCGTTCTTCCCCGAGAACGCCCGGATCGTGCAGGTCGACGTCCGCGGCGAGCAGATCGGCCGCCGGGTACCGGTCGACGTACCCCTGGTCGGTACGGTCAAGGACACCGTCGAGGCTCTCCTGCCGCGGCTCGCGGCGCGGGCGGATGGGAAGCATCTCGAGACGATGACCGCTCATTACCAGCGGACTCGTCGTCGGTTCGACAAGCTGGCCGACCCCGGGCGAGGCCGCGGCCCGCTGCATCCCGAGACGGTCGCGGCGGCGGTCGATCGACTGGCCGACGACGACGCAGTACTCATCCCGGATGTCGGTACGCCGACGCTGTGGGCGGCGAGGTACTTCCGGATGAACGGCCGGCGACGGCTGATCGGGTCCTTCACCCACGGCACGATGGCCAACGCCCTGCCGCAGGCCATCGGTGTGCAATCCGCGTTCCCGGATCGTCAGGTCGTCGCCTTCTCCGGAGACGGCGGGCTGGCCATGCTGCTGGGGGAGCTCCTGACCCTGCGGCAACTCGATCTCCCGGTGAAGATCGTGATGCTCGACAATCACGCGCTCAGTTTCGTCGAGCTGGAGATGAAGGCCGACGGCATCGTCAACTACGGCACCGACCTCGACAACCCGGACTTCGCGGCGGTGGCTCGGGCCGTCGGCGTCCACGGCGTCCGGGTGGATACCGCGAAGGAGCTTGACGGTGCGTTGAAGGACGTCTTCTCGCACCGCGGTCCGGCGCTGGTCGACGTACGAACGCTGCGCCACGAAGTCGCCATCCCGCCGAAGATCGCGTTGAACCAGGCCGCCGGATTCACCCTGTGGGCCACCCGCAGCGTCCTCAACGGCGACGCCAGCGCGGTCATCGAGGTCGCCCGGACCAACGCCAGACAACTCGCCCGCGAGTGA
- a CDS encoding DUF1440 domain-containing protein, whose product MTPLGAVVRGLIAGTVGTMAMDALLYAEYRHGGGKTEFGRWEFSSDIESWEQAPAPAQVGKRLFEDLFGRQLPNGRAALVNNLTHWAFGIANGAAYGVVAGSAPKPRVWYGAPFGASVWGGGYVVLPAANLYQPIWNYSPTVLAKDLGAHLVYGLTTAAAFRLTSFVGRSR is encoded by the coding sequence ATGACGCCCCTGGGAGCAGTTGTTCGCGGCCTGATCGCCGGAACCGTCGGCACGATGGCGATGGACGCGCTGCTGTACGCGGAATACCGGCATGGTGGCGGAAAGACCGAGTTCGGCCGGTGGGAGTTCTCGTCCGACATCGAGAGCTGGGAGCAGGCACCGGCGCCCGCTCAGGTGGGCAAGCGGCTGTTCGAGGACCTGTTCGGCCGGCAGCTGCCGAACGGCCGTGCTGCCCTGGTCAACAACCTCACGCACTGGGCGTTCGGGATCGCCAACGGGGCTGCGTACGGCGTGGTCGCAGGATCTGCGCCGAAACCACGGGTCTGGTACGGCGCGCCCTTCGGTGCGAGCGTGTGGGGCGGCGGGTACGTCGTGCTCCCGGCCGCGAACCTCTACCAGCCGATCTGGAACTACAGCCCCACGGTCCTGGCGAAGGACCTCGGTGCACATCTGGTCTACGGGCTGACGACTGCGGCCGCCTTCAGGCTGACGAGCTTCGTCGGGAGGTCGCGGTGA
- a CDS encoding acetamidase/formamidase family protein: MAAVEGVSMHEAYALCSVAGDLKISELVDLPNWLVSMTVPRGIFEGAV; encoded by the coding sequence ATGGCGGCCGTCGAGGGCGTGAGCATGCACGAGGCGTACGCGTTGTGCAGCGTCGCCGGTGACCTGAAGATCAGCGAGCTGGTCGACCTCCCGAACTGGCTGGTCTCGATGACCGTCCCCCGCGGGATCTTCGAAGGAGCTGTGTGA
- a CDS encoding helix-turn-helix transcriptional regulator encodes MLLATAEAGQLDDLARARIDLIRAEGAFSQQRGRDAPGLLLRAAQTLEPLDVSLARNTYLDAWSAALFAGRLARTVGLAEVSRAARSAPAPDGPPRSSDILLDGLAMLFVEGRPRAVPLLQQAATAFGDPRITPDEALRWGWLGTAAAATTWDFEACLATARRQVDIARATGALAVLVVAVNVLEQVAAFAGEFPEATALRAEADAVREATGTHVAPYGALTLAAFRGQEDEAFRLIDDTIADATTEGQGTAIQYAQWAKSVVLNALGRHHEALGLARLASEDTPELWVSAWALGEQIEAAVRTGNQPEATAALARLQLSTRESDQPWARAVEARARALVHNDENTEAAYREAIDALTGKRLRPDLARTHLLYGEWLRRKGRRNDARSELRAAYEAFTTIGMEAFAERARRELLATGETVRKRTAAPSARAALTPQELQIALLVRDGMSNPEVGTRLFLSPRTVEWHLRKIFDKLSITSRRQLPDVLFQNEYEAAGR; translated from the coding sequence ATGCTCCTCGCAACGGCGGAGGCGGGGCAGCTCGACGATCTCGCCCGGGCACGGATCGATCTGATCCGCGCGGAAGGGGCTTTCTCCCAGCAGCGCGGACGAGACGCCCCGGGACTGCTGTTGCGCGCGGCGCAGACGCTCGAACCGCTCGATGTGAGCCTCGCGAGGAACACCTACCTCGACGCCTGGAGCGCGGCCCTCTTCGCCGGCCGGCTGGCACGCACCGTCGGGCTGGCCGAGGTCTCCCGGGCGGCGAGATCCGCCCCCGCTCCGGACGGTCCACCGCGCAGCTCCGACATCTTGCTGGACGGACTGGCGATGCTGTTCGTCGAGGGACGGCCGCGCGCCGTTCCACTGCTCCAACAGGCCGCGACCGCCTTCGGCGACCCGCGGATCACGCCCGACGAGGCGCTGCGCTGGGGATGGCTCGGTACCGCCGCCGCGGCCACGACCTGGGATTTCGAGGCCTGCCTCGCCACCGCCCGCCGGCAGGTCGACATCGCGCGAGCCACGGGTGCGCTCGCCGTACTCGTGGTCGCTGTGAACGTCCTCGAACAGGTCGCCGCGTTCGCAGGCGAATTCCCCGAGGCGACCGCGCTGAGGGCCGAGGCCGACGCCGTGCGGGAGGCGACGGGGACCCACGTGGCGCCGTACGGCGCTCTGACGCTGGCTGCGTTTCGCGGACAGGAGGACGAGGCGTTCCGGCTGATCGACGACACGATCGCCGACGCGACCACCGAGGGCCAGGGTACGGCGATCCAATACGCACAGTGGGCGAAATCCGTCGTACTGAATGCGCTGGGTCGTCATCACGAAGCGCTCGGACTCGCACGACTGGCGAGCGAGGACACGCCGGAGCTGTGGGTCTCGGCCTGGGCGCTCGGCGAGCAGATCGAGGCCGCCGTCCGGACCGGCAACCAACCGGAGGCGACCGCCGCGCTGGCACGGCTCCAGCTGAGCACGCGGGAGTCCGACCAGCCTTGGGCGCGAGCCGTCGAGGCCCGTGCGCGGGCACTCGTGCACAACGACGAGAACACCGAGGCGGCGTACCGGGAGGCGATCGACGCGCTGACCGGCAAACGACTGCGGCCGGACCTGGCGCGTACCCATCTGCTGTACGGCGAGTGGCTCCGCCGAAAAGGCCGCCGGAACGACGCCCGGTCCGAGCTGCGGGCCGCCTACGAGGCGTTCACGACCATCGGCATGGAGGCCTTCGCGGAGCGAGCGCGCCGCGAACTACTCGCGACCGGGGAGACCGTCCGCAAGCGCACCGCGGCACCTTCGGCGCGTGCGGCGCTGACTCCGCAGGAGCTGCAGATCGCACTGCTGGTACGCGACGGCATGTCGAACCCCGAGGTCGGCACCCGCCTGTTCCTCAGCCCGCGCACGGTCGAGTGGCACCTGCGCAAGATCTTCGACAAACTCTCGATCACCTCCCGCCGCCAGCTCCCGGACGTACTCTTCCAGAACGAGTACGAGGCCGCCGGCAGGTAG
- a CDS encoding RCC1 domain-containing protein — protein MRANVSAVAAGRRHSVARRYDGTVLAVGSDVAGECRVEGWTDVVAVAAGNVHTANNTGRSHTVGLRSDGTVLATGWNGDGQCEVDGWTDVTTVAAGWRRTLGLLRDGTVQATGRNSEGQCNVSDWREIVALSCGDWHSVGVRPDGSAVAVGINRRRQCAVDDWRDLTTVAGGYLHTVGLTRNGRVLATGERATGACDVDQWEDVVAVAAGSYHTVGVTASGRVLAAGDNSHGQCDVGEWRDIVEVAAGSTHTLGLRADGTLVSAGNNTNGQCDIASWTGVQPAA, from the coding sequence ATGCGAGCAAACGTGTCGGCTGTGGCGGCTGGTAGGCGTCATTCGGTTGCCCGCCGGTACGACGGCACTGTTCTCGCTGTTGGGAGCGATGTCGCCGGCGAGTGCCGGGTCGAGGGATGGACAGACGTTGTTGCCGTGGCAGCGGGCAATGTTCACACCGCGAACAACACCGGAAGATCGCACACCGTCGGCCTTCGATCGGACGGCACCGTGCTCGCAACGGGATGGAACGGCGACGGCCAATGCGAGGTCGACGGATGGACGGACGTCACAACCGTGGCCGCCGGTTGGCGTCGCACACTCGGACTGCTTCGGGATGGCACCGTGCAGGCAACCGGCCGAAACTCAGAAGGCCAATGCAACGTGAGTGATTGGCGAGAGATCGTGGCTCTGTCCTGTGGCGACTGGCATTCAGTCGGAGTCCGACCCGACGGCTCAGCAGTGGCCGTCGGAATCAATCGCCGACGCCAGTGCGCTGTCGACGACTGGCGCGACCTCACGACGGTCGCGGGCGGATACCTGCATACGGTTGGTCTCACACGCAACGGGCGAGTACTGGCTACGGGGGAACGGGCGACCGGTGCCTGCGACGTCGATCAATGGGAAGACGTGGTGGCGGTTGCCGCGGGCAGCTACCACACCGTCGGAGTCACCGCGTCAGGACGCGTCCTCGCGGCCGGAGACAACAGCCATGGACAGTGCGACGTCGGGGAGTGGCGGGACATCGTCGAGGTGGCTGCGGGTTCGACTCACACTCTTGGATTGCGCGCCGACGGAACACTCGTCAGCGCCGGCAACAACACCAACGGCCAGTGCGACATCGCCTCGTGGACCGGAGTACAGCCCGCCGCTTGA